The Streptomyces sp. NBC_00440 genome contains a region encoding:
- the ku gene encoding non-homologous end joining protein Ku — translation MPRPVWSGAISFGLVTIPIRVLPATEDHNIHFHQYHLEDEGRVRNQKTCEIDGQVLSQDEIGKGYEVAKDQVVPVSDDELDEMPLPTAKAIEIVAFTPADGIDPVRMSAGYYLEGDGAVATKPYVLLRKALERSSKVAIAKFAWHGRERLGMLRVKDDVIVLQSLKWPDEIRDVAAAAPPEVEVDDEEIDQAVELMESMGQDDVSGYTDHYREAVEELLAAKAAHREPKPLDSGEGEETKGRVVDLMAALNASVEAAAAGRSDGGHATVHDLSDHAAKKTTGTKKKSAAKKTTAKKTTGKKAAGRKPKSA, via the coding sequence CTGCCCCGCCCTGTGTGGTCCGGAGCGATCTCGTTTGGCCTGGTCACAATCCCTATTAGGGTGCTGCCCGCGACCGAGGACCACAACATCCACTTCCACCAGTACCACCTGGAGGACGAGGGCCGGGTCCGGAACCAGAAGACCTGCGAGATCGATGGCCAGGTCCTGTCGCAAGACGAAATCGGCAAGGGCTACGAGGTCGCGAAAGACCAGGTCGTACCGGTCAGCGATGACGAGCTGGACGAGATGCCGCTGCCGACGGCGAAGGCGATCGAGATAGTCGCGTTCACACCGGCCGACGGCATCGACCCCGTGCGGATGTCCGCCGGCTACTACCTCGAAGGCGACGGAGCCGTCGCCACGAAGCCCTACGTCCTGCTGCGCAAAGCACTGGAGCGCTCCAGCAAAGTGGCCATCGCCAAGTTCGCGTGGCACGGCCGCGAACGCCTGGGCATGCTCCGGGTGAAAGACGACGTCATCGTCCTGCAGTCCCTGAAATGGCCCGACGAGATCCGCGACGTCGCAGCGGCCGCCCCACCCGAGGTGGAGGTGGACGATGAGGAGATCGACCAGGCGGTCGAGCTGATGGAGTCGATGGGGCAGGACGACGTCAGCGGATACACCGACCACTACCGCGAAGCCGTCGAAGAACTCCTCGCCGCGAAGGCAGCTCACCGCGAGCCGAAGCCCCTGGACAGCGGAGAGGGCGAGGAGACCAAGGGCCGGGTCGTAGACCTCATGGCTGCTCTCAACGCGAGCGTTGAAGCCGCCGCCGCGGGCCGCTCGGACGGTGGACACGCGACCGTCCACGATCTGTCCGACCACGCGGCTAAGAAGACCACGGGCACGAAGAAGAAGTCCGCCGCGAAGAAGACCACAGCCAAGAAGACCACCGGGAAGAAGGCAGCTGGCCGAAAGCCGAAGAGCGCATAG
- a CDS encoding NADPH:quinone oxidoreductase family protein — MRAMHITTLKGPDAIELVEVDEPTVDAESVVIDVHVAGVTFPEVSQSRGEYHLRRTLPFIPGTEVAGVVRSAPSDSGLGAGQRVAAFPGVGGYAETVTAPPTAVFPLPDNVSFDAGAALPMNYLTMHFALLRRAQMKPGETVLVHGAAGGVGTAAVQLAAALDARVIAVVSAPGKVDTAKAAGADEVVLADAFEDAVLELTGSRGVDIVVDPVGAGRVSGSLRILAREGRLLVVGSTGGDVAQTKVDSLMRNNLNVSGVGWGAFWVEQPSYLQEQWAALLPLLRAGKLQPVIGRRFPLEQASQALLELDERRAQGKVLLDVQ; from the coding sequence ATGCGTGCTATGCACATCACCACCCTCAAGGGTCCCGACGCCATAGAGCTCGTCGAAGTCGATGAACCGACAGTCGATGCCGAATCGGTCGTCATCGACGTGCACGTCGCCGGCGTGACCTTTCCGGAGGTTTCGCAGAGCCGCGGTGAGTACCACCTGCGGCGGACCCTTCCCTTCATCCCGGGCACCGAGGTCGCCGGAGTCGTCAGGTCCGCCCCCTCGGACAGCGGCCTGGGGGCAGGGCAGCGGGTCGCGGCCTTCCCCGGGGTCGGCGGATACGCCGAGACCGTGACCGCCCCGCCGACGGCGGTCTTCCCGCTCCCCGACAATGTGTCCTTCGACGCGGGCGCGGCCCTGCCCATGAACTATCTGACCATGCACTTCGCTCTGTTGCGCCGGGCGCAGATGAAGCCGGGTGAGACGGTTTTGGTGCACGGAGCAGCCGGCGGCGTCGGCACCGCCGCGGTGCAGTTGGCCGCCGCACTGGATGCCAGGGTGATCGCGGTCGTGTCCGCACCGGGAAAAGTCGATACGGCGAAGGCTGCTGGCGCCGATGAGGTCGTCTTGGCCGACGCCTTCGAGGACGCGGTGCTGGAACTGACCGGAAGTCGCGGCGTTGACATCGTAGTGGACCCGGTCGGAGCCGGCCGGGTCTCTGGCTCGCTGCGCATTCTCGCGCGCGAGGGCCGCCTTCTGGTCGTCGGCTCAACGGGCGGCGACGTTGCCCAGACCAAGGTCGACAGCCTTATGCGTAACAACCTCAACGTCTCAGGAGTCGGCTGGGGCGCGTTCTGGGTGGAGCAGCCTTCCTATCTGCAGGAGCAGTGGGCCGCGCTACTGCCTCTCCTACGGGCCGGCAAACTTCAGCCCGTGATTGGGCGGCGCTTCCCGCTTGAGCAGGCATCGCAAGCTCTGCTCGAACTCGACGAGCGCCGAGCGCAAGGGAAGGTGCTGCTGGACGTCCAGTGA
- a CDS encoding winged helix-turn-helix transcriptional regulator, producing MPPTDSQSQQDAGRARVVLGMVGDKWSLLVVCRLDLGPRRFTELKRTVDGISQRMLTVTLRSLERDGILIRTVHNVMPPHVTYELTPMGRMLYEATAPLRKWTIEHLAHIDDARAEYDARANVQPAESHS from the coding sequence ATGCCCCCGACTGATAGCCAGTCGCAGCAGGACGCGGGCCGGGCCCGCGTCGTCCTCGGCATGGTCGGGGACAAGTGGTCGCTCCTGGTCGTGTGCCGCCTCGATCTGGGGCCGCGCCGTTTCACCGAACTGAAGCGAACTGTCGACGGAATCAGCCAGCGCATGCTCACCGTGACCCTGCGGAGCCTGGAACGAGACGGCATCCTGATCCGCACCGTCCACAACGTCATGCCGCCTCACGTCACCTACGAGCTCACCCCGATGGGCAGAATGCTCTACGAAGCCACCGCGCCTCTCCGGAAGTGGACCATCGAGCACCTGGCGCATATCGACGACGCCCGCGCGGAATACGACGCCCGCGCCAACGTCCAGCCCGCCGAGAGCCACAGCTGA
- a CDS encoding tyrosine-type recombinase/integrase, whose product MAGKPFLRLVEGGLCGPAPEAGQVPDVWAFQARCVQAFASTWTARGFAPTTIGCYTSLLERVLDHYDRPVWQIEPADVDAMLHSLVVAGRAAGTRRQYLQMLRTFLTFVQARYATEIRTLYGTPVANPLDRFNRLRHVFDDTPRTLPPTAERLTAFFAFARQRLTTTSDYPAAARDYALLRTLYHSAPRVSEAIRFDQCDVHPALGPTGKLHVRFGKAANTSGPRPRWAPMLDGLDQILAWYLGDVRPFFPDTTPLFCDAHGQPLKPDTVRDRLSHLLDLEGRPADDRFTPHDLRRACATHHYEKGMDLLAVQQLLGHWHIASTMAYVRPSLTFVEDAWRRATSTAVTSLAG is encoded by the coding sequence GTGGCGGGGAAGCCGTTTCTTCGGCTGGTCGAGGGCGGGCTCTGCGGCCCTGCTCCCGAGGCCGGGCAGGTACCCGATGTGTGGGCGTTCCAGGCCCGCTGCGTGCAGGCATTCGCCTCGACATGGACAGCGAGAGGCTTCGCTCCCACCACGATCGGCTGCTATACGTCGCTGCTGGAACGGGTGCTGGACCACTATGACCGGCCGGTGTGGCAGATCGAGCCGGCCGACGTGGACGCGATGCTCCACTCCCTGGTGGTGGCGGGGCGGGCGGCGGGGACCAGACGCCAGTACCTGCAGATGCTCCGCACGTTCCTCACCTTCGTCCAGGCCCGCTACGCCACCGAGATCCGCACCCTGTACGGCACCCCGGTGGCCAACCCGCTGGACCGGTTCAACCGGCTGCGCCATGTCTTCGACGACACCCCGCGCACCCTGCCGCCCACCGCCGAGCGCCTCACCGCGTTCTTCGCCTTCGCCCGCCAGCGCCTGACCACTACGTCCGACTACCCGGCCGCGGCAAGGGACTACGCACTGCTGCGCACCCTCTACCACTCCGCTCCCAGAGTGAGCGAAGCCATTCGCTTCGACCAATGCGACGTCCATCCCGCACTCGGCCCGACAGGCAAGCTCCACGTCCGATTCGGCAAGGCGGCCAACACCTCGGGACCCCGCCCGAGATGGGCACCCATGCTCGACGGACTGGACCAGATCCTCGCCTGGTACCTGGGAGACGTACGCCCCTTCTTCCCCGACACCACCCCGCTGTTCTGCGACGCCCACGGCCAGCCGCTGAAGCCGGACACCGTACGCGACCGCCTCTCCCACCTCCTGGACCTGGAAGGCCGCCCCGCAGACGACCGGTTCACCCCGCACGATCTGCGCCGGGCCTGCGCGACCCACCACTACGAGAAGGGCATGGACCTGCTCGCAGTCCAGCAGCTCCTCGGTCACTGGCACATCGCCTCGACGATGGCCTACGTGCGGCCCTCGCTCACCTTCGTCGAAGACGCCTGGCGCCGCGCCACGTCGACCGCCGTCACTAGCCTGGCCGGCTGA
- a CDS encoding helix-turn-helix domain-containing protein, whose translation MTAAQRGIWTGTELRRLLAERAGLELSAASVSALFTKQPSQVKLSTLAALCAALDCTPGDLLTVGEPAIPPPPTPRTTPPPRQQPVPSHRSLPPL comes from the coding sequence ATGACCGCGGCACAGCGCGGTATCTGGACCGGCACCGAACTGCGCCGCCTGCTCGCCGAGCGGGCCGGCCTCGAGCTGTCTGCGGCATCGGTGTCCGCCCTGTTCACCAAACAGCCCTCCCAGGTGAAGCTCTCCACCCTGGCCGCCCTGTGCGCCGCCCTGGACTGCACCCCAGGCGACCTGCTTACCGTCGGCGAGCCCGCCATACCCCCACCACCTACACCACGCACCACCCCACCACCTCGACAGCAGCCCGTGCCCAGCCACCGATCCCTGCCACCGCTGTGA
- a CDS encoding ATP-binding protein, translated as MTAATYQYVDLPDASVVTTRALLTARENITDTVAARAMMCIHGGAGFGKTLAVNTCLRELEPDEDVRRVTFRARPTARAVRYELFTALDLAGEPPRHPSEFDRLLKTALAERPRTFLVDEAQWLNGEACG; from the coding sequence GTGACCGCGGCCACCTACCAGTACGTCGACCTGCCAGACGCCTCCGTGGTTACCACCCGCGCCCTGCTCACCGCCCGGGAGAACATCACCGATACCGTCGCCGCCCGCGCCATGATGTGTATCCACGGCGGCGCCGGCTTCGGCAAGACTCTCGCGGTCAACACCTGCCTGCGCGAACTCGAGCCGGACGAGGATGTCCGCCGGGTCACCTTCCGGGCCCGGCCCACCGCCCGTGCGGTGCGCTACGAACTGTTCACCGCACTCGACCTGGCCGGCGAACCACCGCGCCACCCCAGCGAGTTCGACCGCCTGCTGAAAACGGCTCTGGCCGAACGCCCCCGTACCTTCCTCGTCGACGAGGCCCAGTGGCTTAACGGGGAGGCGTGTGGATGA